Proteins encoded in a region of the Desulfovibrio desulfuricans genome:
- a CDS encoding glycosyltransferase family protein, with protein MARVLYGIHGTGHGHAMRGLTIARRLSRHEFLFVADDDAPKILEPEFPVRRLPNLGTVFKDYKVDMAATISRALPLLWHRQRYIDQVSRLIDEFRPDVCMTDLEYFVPRAAEKAGLPCLTLDHQHIITCCQHNLPPNMWWDTFVQGLTPRYLFRPTAENLIISFYSPPVLPQYKARVAPPILRDSVLALNPRDDGHVLVYQSNSTHRKLVDFLRAATRKTCYVFGYDRTEGQEDNVIFMRKSEEGFLRLLEGCSYVIQGGGHTLMGEALHLGKPILTLPLKAMVEQRFNALYIERLNYGMQADMHTLEPELLQRFEANLPAYKAAIAAGCFCGNETVFGLVDHFIRNGSLPVHGNPAVQE; from the coding sequence ATGGCGCGCGTACTTTACGGCATTCACGGCACAGGCCACGGGCACGCCATGCGCGGCCTGACCATAGCCCGCCGCCTTTCACGGCACGAATTTCTTTTTGTGGCGGACGACGACGCCCCAAAAATTCTTGAGCCGGAATTTCCCGTGCGCCGACTGCCCAACCTGGGCACGGTGTTCAAGGACTACAAGGTGGACATGGCCGCCACCATCAGCCGGGCCCTGCCCCTGCTGTGGCACAGGCAGCGTTATATTGATCAGGTGTCGCGCCTCATTGATGAATTCCGGCCCGATGTCTGCATGACCGATCTGGAATATTTTGTGCCGCGCGCCGCCGAAAAGGCCGGGCTGCCCTGCCTGACCCTCGACCATCAACATATCATCACCTGCTGCCAGCACAACCTGCCGCCCAACATGTGGTGGGATACCTTTGTGCAGGGCCTCACCCCGCGTTATCTCTTCCGCCCCACGGCGGAAAACCTCATCATATCATTCTATTCGCCGCCTGTGCTGCCACAGTACAAGGCGCGCGTGGCCCCGCCCATTCTGCGCGACAGCGTGCTTGCGCTCAACCCGCGCGATGACGGCCATGTGCTCGTGTACCAGAGCAATTCCACCCACCGCAAACTGGTGGACTTTTTGCGCGCCGCCACGCGCAAGACCTGCTACGTCTTCGGATACGACCGTACCGAAGGGCAGGAGGACAACGTTATCTTCATGCGCAAGAGCGAAGAAGGCTTTCTGCGGCTGCTGGAGGGCTGCTCCTACGTTATTCAGGGCGGCGGGCATACCCTCATGGGGGAGGCCCTGCACCTGGGCAAACCCATACTCACCCTGCCCCTCAAGGCCATGGTGGAACAACGCTTCAACGCGCTCTACATCGAGCGCCTGAACTACGGCATGCAGGCCGACATGCACACGTTGGAACCGGAACTGCTCCAGCGCTTTGAGGCAAACCTGCCTGCCTACAAGGCGGCCATAGCCGCAGGATGCTTTTGCGGCAATGAAACGGTTTTCGGCCTTGTGGATCACTTTATCCGCAACGGTTCCCTGCCTGTGCACGGCAACCCCGCAGTGCAGGAATAA
- a CDS encoding tetratricopeptide repeat protein, protein MNARKVREDLGRAKACCARRDTERALFLTISALKELGGQSAPLDLRGDFRAAVADLAVDPELKAAGAPAFVYTPGAEKDLLQLLSQLYRSLKGQEKEEEYQAALQRKLNLDHGFSDGKKFLAEGKPSEADACFAEALKHYKDEKAIFGMMARAMMDAGEYVRAIGHARAGLKELPDDAELTRIVEECTRLRQ, encoded by the coding sequence ATGAACGCACGTAAAGTCAGAGAAGACCTGGGCCGCGCCAAGGCCTGTTGCGCGCGCCGCGATACGGAACGGGCGCTCTTTCTAACCATTTCGGCTCTCAAGGAGCTGGGCGGCCAGAGCGCTCCGCTTGATCTGCGCGGCGATTTTCGAGCCGCAGTGGCGGATCTGGCTGTTGATCCGGAGCTGAAAGCCGCCGGAGCGCCAGCCTTTGTCTATACTCCCGGTGCGGAAAAAGATCTGCTCCAGCTTCTCTCGCAGCTTTACCGCTCCCTGAAAGGGCAGGAAAAAGAAGAGGAATATCAGGCGGCCTTGCAGCGCAAGCTGAACCTTGACCACGGCTTCAGCGACGGCAAAAAGTTTCTGGCAGAGGGTAAGCCTTCAGAGGCTGATGCATGTTTTGCCGAGGCCCTCAAACACTACAAGGACGAAAAGGCCATCTTTGGCATGATGGCCCGGGCCATGATGGATGCGGGCGAATATGTGCGCGCCATCGGGCATGCGCGGGCCGGCCTCAAGGAATTGCCGGACGATGCGGAACTGACGCGCATTGTGGAGGAGTGCACCCGCCTGCGTCAGTAA
- the hflK gene encoding FtsH protease activity modulator HflK — protein MNWDWDKLQEKRQKQGSNPPPRPPQDVDSDDMGQEEETPRARRTPFNNGRGPGGENPFSKIARMRFPNGRAAGLVGFAIVVLWLLSGIYIVNPDEQGVVLRFGKYDRTEGPGPHYAWPVPIESVYKPQVTQVLRSEVGFRSVGQAATFQQGQLRTIPEEASMLTGDENIVNVQFSVQYKISDPVDYLFNVTAPAALVRNAAEAAMREVIGNSQIDSAITDGKLKIQSEATQLLQTVLDRYGAGIQVLAVQLQDVHPPHEVIDAFKDVASAREDKSRIINEAEAYRNELLPKARGQAAAMGNEAAAYSATRVRNAEGDASRFEALRIEHDKAPKVTEQRLYFEAVEDILSNANEKVLMDNPAAGRALPYLTLPGLGAPASPKTLEKK, from the coding sequence ATGAATTGGGACTGGGACAAACTTCAGGAAAAAAGACAGAAGCAGGGTTCTAACCCTCCGCCCCGACCTCCTCAGGATGTGGATTCTGACGATATGGGGCAGGAAGAAGAAACCCCTCGTGCCAGGCGCACCCCTTTTAACAACGGCCGTGGCCCCGGTGGCGAAAACCCTTTTTCCAAAATAGCCCGCATGCGCTTTCCCAACGGAAGGGCGGCTGGCCTTGTGGGTTTTGCCATTGTGGTTCTGTGGCTTCTCTCGGGTATTTATATTGTTAATCCCGATGAACAGGGCGTTGTGCTGCGTTTTGGCAAGTATGACCGCACCGAAGGGCCCGGCCCGCACTACGCGTGGCCTGTTCCCATTGAATCAGTATACAAGCCGCAGGTGACGCAGGTTTTGCGCAGCGAGGTGGGCTTCCGCTCCGTTGGGCAGGCGGCCACCTTCCAGCAGGGGCAGTTGCGCACTATTCCGGAGGAAGCCTCCATGCTCACGGGCGATGAAAACATCGTCAACGTGCAGTTCAGTGTGCAATACAAGATCAGCGACCCTGTGGACTACCTTTTTAACGTTACCGCGCCCGCAGCGTTGGTGCGCAATGCCGCAGAGGCGGCCATGCGCGAGGTCATCGGCAACAGCCAGATCGACTCTGCCATTACCGATGGCAAGCTGAAAATTCAGAGCGAGGCCACCCAGTTGCTGCAAACCGTGCTTGACCGCTACGGTGCGGGCATACAGGTGCTGGCCGTGCAGTTGCAGGATGTGCACCCCCCGCACGAAGTTATTGACGCGTTCAAAGATGTGGCCAGCGCCCGTGAGGATAAAAGCCGCATCATTAACGAGGCCGAGGCCTACCGCAACGAGCTGCTGCCCAAGGCCAGGGGCCAGGCTGCCGCCATGGGCAACGAGGCCGCTGCCTATAGCGCAACGCGCGTGCGTAACGCCGAGGGTGATGCCTCCCGTTTTGAAGCCCTGCGCATAGAGCACGACAAGGCCCCCAAGGTCACGGAACAGCGCCTCTATTTTGAAGCAGTAGAAGACATTCTTTCCAACGCGAACGAAAAGGTGCTTATGGACAATCCGGCTGCTGGCCGTGCGCTGCCCTATCTCACCTTGCCTGGTCTCGGCGCTCCTGCTTCGCCCAAGACGCTGGAGAAGAAATAA
- the hflC gene encoding protease modulator HflC: MSKNPLVLILVALVLLIVVTQGFFTVHQTQKALVLQLGEPLSRVYGPGLHFKIPFIQNVVYFDARVLDYEARSREAFTVDKKAIVLDNYARWKIIDPLQFYRTMRSIPGAQARLDDVVYSQLRALVGAYTLTEVVSSHRAAIMKEVTNKVSDLMHGYGVEVLDVRIKRTDLPPENQRAIFGRMRAERERQAKQYRSEGEEESTRIRSDADRQRAVILAEAARAAQIERGQGDAKAASVYAQAYNKAPQFYAYQRWLDAMRKSLKENSKLVLSNETPLLNQQH, from the coding sequence ATGAGTAAAAATCCTCTGGTGCTGATTCTTGTTGCTCTGGTACTGCTTATCGTTGTTACCCAGGGATTCTTTACCGTTCACCAGACCCAGAAGGCTCTGGTATTGCAGCTGGGCGAACCGCTTTCGCGCGTGTACGGGCCTGGCCTGCATTTTAAAATTCCTTTTATCCAGAACGTGGTCTATTTCGATGCCCGTGTTCTGGACTATGAAGCGCGCTCCCGAGAGGCCTTTACCGTAGATAAAAAGGCCATTGTTCTTGATAACTATGCGCGCTGGAAGATCATTGATCCCCTGCAGTTTTACCGCACCATGCGTTCCATTCCCGGAGCGCAGGCGCGGCTGGACGACGTTGTCTATTCACAACTGCGGGCACTTGTGGGTGCGTATACCCTTACAGAGGTCGTGTCCTCCCACAGGGCGGCCATCATGAAGGAAGTGACCAACAAGGTTTCCGACCTCATGCATGGCTACGGAGTCGAGGTGCTGGATGTGCGCATCAAGCGTACAGACCTGCCACCTGAAAACCAGCGTGCGATTTTTGGACGCATGCGGGCCGAACGTGAACGGCAGGCAAAGCAGTACCGTTCGGAAGGTGAAGAGGAGTCGACGCGTATCCGTTCCGATGCCGACCGCCAGCGCGCGGTTATTCTGGCAGAGGCGGCGCGCGCCGCGCAGATTGAACGAGGACAGGGCGATGCCAAAGCGGCGTCAGTTTACGCCCAGGCCTATAACAAGGCCCCTCAGTTCTATGCGTATCAACGCTGGCTTGACGCCATGCGTAAATCGCTAAAAGAGAACAGCAAGCTGGTGCTTTCCAACGAAACGCCGCTGCTTAATCAGCAACATTGA
- a CDS encoding LexA family transcriptional regulator has translation MPGFAEIYERIKLATNSRTQVELAEVLDIRQSSISDAKRRNSVPGDWFMKLFEKFGLNPDWLKQGVGPMYLRTEQGYVPEDAPASLAETAAHYGDAMARGGIHSVYDAKCVYNDDAPRPALALAGKISLPLSLTRDGLQVLRVRGANMAPLISEGAHVGVDTMDTDVVSGRIYAIFAPNEGVVLRRVFLNSTQDGYVLRSEAASFPETQLAAGLLAKRMLGRVAWVLQEV, from the coding sequence ATGCCCGGTTTTGCAGAGATATATGAACGCATCAAGTTGGCCACCAACAGCCGCACGCAGGTTGAGCTGGCCGAGGTTCTGGACATCCGTCAGTCCAGTATTTCCGATGCGAAACGGCGCAATTCCGTGCCCGGTGACTGGTTCATGAAGCTTTTCGAGAAGTTTGGGCTGAACCCTGACTGGCTCAAGCAGGGTGTAGGCCCCATGTACTTGCGCACCGAGCAGGGTTATGTGCCTGAAGACGCACCGGCCTCCCTTGCCGAGACTGCTGCCCACTATGGCGACGCCATGGCCCGTGGCGGCATCCACTCCGTGTATGACGCCAAGTGCGTCTACAATGATGATGCCCCCCGTCCTGCTCTGGCTCTGGCGGGCAAGATATCGCTGCCGCTTTCACTCACCCGTGACGGCCTGCAGGTGCTGCGGGTGCGCGGCGCCAACATGGCCCCCCTTATCTCGGAAGGGGCGCATGTGGGTGTGGATACAATGGATACGGATGTGGTGTCTGGCCGCATCTATGCCATCTTTGCTCCCAATGAGGGCGTCGTGCTGCGCAGGGTGTTTTTGAACAGCACCCAGGATGGCTACGTGCTGCGTTCCGAGGCTGCAAGCTTCCCCGAAACCCAGTTGGCTGCGGGCCTGCTTGCCAAGCGCATGCTTGGCCGCGTGGCGTGGGTGTTGCAGGAAGTGTAG
- a CDS encoding lytic murein transglycosylase: protein MMLQPAFAVHSFCRRAWSVCGLAGCLLLCACSGAQTAASRGGDGITSYDLPSSPAASQPSYSPAGAPPAAPSNTAQGYATPNYSGGYAGGSNGAGTTAAPSYGEPQSQAPGYAAPAPTYAPSPAPTYAPSYQQSQPQPAAGSAAIAPAWRPLADRLAADGLSGPRVDALLATLSATPTQSPMGRKMRELYNRKFFPKPPSTAPAALYYKGVLTDANVQLCRQFVAQNKRAFDQAEARFGVPSSIAVSLLFVETRLGKVLADVPENAFYTLASMSVTRQPSDIPDWLPRMPGYQEHLDWFAEIMPKRADWAYKEVKALVEHMLRDNIDPHHLPSSIYGAVGLCQFMPSNIATYGADGDGDGKVDLFTIPDAVASLSNYLAKHGWKPGLPRARQHQILMAYNHAAIYANTILALSDMINGAPSPEASAKPAPATAGKPAPAKTGKAAPAKAAKPAAAKPASKAPKPVKPTN from the coding sequence ATGATGCTGCAACCGGCTTTTGCCGTTCATTCGTTTTGCCGAAGAGCCTGGTCGGTATGTGGTCTTGCGGGCTGTCTGCTGCTGTGCGCCTGTAGCGGCGCACAGACAGCGGCCTCACGCGGTGGGGACGGTATTACATCATATGATTTGCCGTCCTCTCCTGCTGCAAGCCAGCCTTCCTACAGCCCGGCTGGGGCACCCCCTGCCGCTCCGTCAAACACGGCGCAGGGCTACGCGACCCCTAATTATTCCGGCGGGTATGCGGGCGGCAGCAACGGTGCGGGCACTACAGCGGCCCCAAGCTATGGCGAGCCGCAAAGTCAGGCTCCAGGCTATGCCGCGCCAGCTCCAACATATGCGCCCTCGCCAGCGCCAACATATGCCCCGTCATATCAGCAAAGCCAGCCGCAACCAGCGGCAGGCTCCGCTGCCATTGCTCCCGCATGGCGGCCCCTGGCAGATCGGCTTGCAGCTGACGGGCTTTCCGGCCCGAGGGTGGACGCCCTGCTGGCTACACTCAGCGCCACGCCCACGCAGTCGCCCATGGGCAGAAAAATGCGTGAGCTGTATAACCGCAAATTTTTCCCCAAGCCGCCTTCCACCGCACCTGCGGCCCTGTATTACAAGGGCGTGCTGACCGATGCCAATGTGCAGTTGTGCCGCCAGTTTGTGGCGCAGAACAAGCGCGCCTTTGATCAGGCCGAGGCCCGTTTTGGCGTGCCTTCATCCATAGCTGTATCCCTGCTGTTTGTGGAAACCCGCCTTGGCAAGGTGCTGGCCGACGTGCCGGAAAACGCCTTTTACACGCTTGCCAGTATGTCGGTAACGCGTCAGCCCTCTGATATCCCTGACTGGCTGCCGCGCATGCCCGGCTATCAGGAGCACCTCGACTGGTTTGCCGAAATCATGCCCAAACGGGCGGATTGGGCCTACAAGGAAGTAAAGGCCCTGGTGGAGCACATGTTGCGCGACAATATTGATCCGCACCATCTGCCGAGCTCCATTTACGGAGCTGTGGGTCTGTGCCAGTTCATGCCCTCCAATATTGCCACGTACGGCGCGGACGGCGACGGCGATGGCAAGGTTGATCTGTTCACCATCCCCGATGCTGTGGCAAGTCTTTCCAACTATCTCGCCAAACATGGCTGGAAGCCCGGTCTGCCGCGCGCAAGGCAGCATCAGATACTTATGGCCTACAACCATGCCGCCATCTACGCCAACACCATTTTGGCCCTGTCAGACATGATCAACGGCGCGCCTTCGCCAGAGGCGTCGGCCAAGCCCGCCCCTGCCACTGCGGGCAAGCCTGCTCCAGCAAAAACTGGCAAGGCCGCTCCGGCCAAGGCTGCCAAACCTGCTGCGGCCAAACCGGCGAGCAAAGCTCCCAAGCCGGTTAAGCCCACAAACTGA
- a CDS encoding HDIG domain-containing metalloprotein: MNTNSGAQPPLKESNRPLADLPPLPSLCSAGALRPVPSEAACLALWDKYGMLPNIRRHSLLVAHVAAMLAQRAADRGFAVRVPEVRAGGLLHDIAKTYCVKHGGSHAQVGAAWTVAETGNYAIAQGVMMHVWWPWALPQGPGICSLPFFVIYADKRIRHDACVTLEERYEDLLERYGRTEAAREGIGVAYRQGKNIESALEAQLGWALHENSFDCGRVVH; the protein is encoded by the coding sequence ATGAACACCAATTCCGGCGCGCAGCCCCCTCTGAAAGAAAGCAACCGGCCTCTGGCCGACCTGCCTCCCTTGCCATCGCTTTGCAGCGCGGGCGCTCTGCGGCCCGTACCCAGTGAAGCCGCATGCCTGGCCCTGTGGGACAAATACGGCATGCTGCCGAACATTCGGCGGCATTCCTTGCTGGTGGCGCACGTGGCAGCCATGCTGGCCCAGCGGGCGGCAGACAGGGGCTTTGCCGTGCGCGTTCCCGAGGTTCGCGCTGGCGGCCTTTTGCACGATATTGCCAAGACCTACTGCGTCAAGCACGGCGGCAGCCACGCGCAGGTAGGCGCGGCCTGGACTGTGGCTGAAACGGGTAATTATGCCATTGCACAGGGCGTGATGATGCATGTGTGGTGGCCGTGGGCCTTGCCGCAGGGGCCGGGAATCTGTTCACTGCCTTTTTTTGTGATCTATGCCGACAAGCGCATCAGGCATGATGCCTGCGTGACGCTTGAAGAACGCTACGAAGACCTGCTTGAGCGCTATGGCCGTACCGAGGCTGCGCGCGAGGGCATTGGCGTTGCCTACAGACAGGGAAAAAATATTGAAAGCGCCCTTGAGGCGCAGCTGGGATGGGCCTTACATGAAAATTCTTTTGATTGCGGGCGGGTGGTCCACTGA
- a CDS encoding D-alanine--D-alanine ligase family protein, giving the protein MKILLIAGGWSTEREVSLNGARAMQEALAQRGHSVTFFDLLSGFDCLLETAAAHDFALINLHGAPGEDGLVQAMLERVGCPYQGSGPAGSFLALNKSAAKQIFRQAGLPTADWEFLPCAPEAGWQPRLPYPLFVKSNTGGSSLRMGRASNRAELDAVLASIFAAGDEVIMEPVLAGREVTCGILGEEALPPILIEPVAGDFFDYESKYAKDGAREICPAPISEALTSRVQELALAAHKALGLSGYSRADFILGPDDSLTILEVNTLPGMTATSLVPREARTVGMDFGQLLERLIELGMAGQARG; this is encoded by the coding sequence ATGAAAATTCTTTTGATTGCGGGCGGGTGGTCCACTGAGCGTGAAGTTTCGCTCAACGGGGCGCGCGCCATGCAGGAGGCGCTTGCGCAACGCGGCCATTCGGTAACGTTTTTTGACCTGCTTTCGGGCTTCGACTGCCTGCTTGAGACAGCAGCAGCGCACGATTTTGCCCTCATCAACCTGCACGGCGCACCCGGCGAGGACGGCCTTGTGCAGGCCATGCTTGAGCGGGTGGGCTGCCCATACCAGGGTTCCGGCCCTGCGGGGTCTTTTCTGGCGCTCAACAAGAGTGCTGCCAAGCAGATATTCCGGCAGGCGGGCCTGCCCACGGCAGACTGGGAATTTTTGCCTTGCGCCCCCGAGGCTGGCTGGCAGCCTCGCTTGCCCTATCCGCTCTTTGTCAAAAGCAATACGGGCGGGTCTTCGCTGCGCATGGGCCGCGCCAGCAACCGGGCCGAGCTTGACGCTGTGCTGGCATCCATTTTTGCCGCTGGCGACGAGGTCATCATGGAACCCGTGCTCGCAGGGCGGGAAGTAACTTGCGGCATTCTGGGCGAGGAAGCCCTGCCGCCCATTCTTATTGAGCCTGTGGCTGGCGATTTTTTTGACTATGAAAGCAAGTACGCCAAGGACGGGGCGCGCGAGATATGCCCCGCGCCCATCAGCGAAGCGCTGACCTCCCGCGTGCAGGAGCTTGCACTTGCAGCGCACAAGGCTCTTGGCCTGAGCGGCTATAGCCGGGCCGATTTTATTCTTGGCCCGGACGACAGCCTGACCATTCTTGAGGTAAACACCCTGCCGGGCATGACGGCCACCAGCCTTGTGCCGCGCGAGGCCCGTACTGTGGGCATGGATTTTGGCCAGCTGCTTGAGCGCCTTATAGAGCTTGGCATGGCCGGGCAGGCTCGCGGCTGA
- a CDS encoding CatA-like O-acetyltransferase, whose protein sequence is MSEALSHPAGLVDQRHKRHARFVPIDLGTWPRRQYFDYYFNKIKCRYSITAQVDITGLMQAREGRRFFPCLLYLLMAAVNGESTPAESCSDTPAAKDEHSRSSVQMPLPLPEGGWPGKDVSRTFRLSMDAEGNLGWWTFCNPVYTLFHQSDCSFSDVWSEWTADFSTFYSRVLEDMARYGGVTGVTARPDKPGNFCSISSLPWLSFTSFAQDTYAESRMFFPLLRAGKHYEQSGRTLLPLSVCVHHAVADGFHTSWLFCRVQHLANVAKLWLR, encoded by the coding sequence ATGTCTGAAGCGTTGTCCCATCCAGCCGGTTTGGTTGACCAGCGGCATAAACGACATGCGCGTTTTGTGCCCATTGATTTGGGCACATGGCCAAGACGCCAGTACTTTGACTACTATTTCAATAAAATAAAGTGCCGCTACTCCATTACGGCGCAGGTGGACATAACCGGCTTGATGCAGGCGCGCGAGGGGCGCAGGTTTTTTCCCTGCCTGCTTTATCTGCTTATGGCCGCTGTCAACGGAGAGTCGACCCCAGCAGAGAGCTGCTCCGACACACCGGCGGCTAAGGACGAACACAGCCGGAGCAGCGTGCAGATGCCCTTGCCATTGCCGGAAGGCGGCTGGCCGGGCAAGGATGTGAGCCGTACCTTTCGCCTGTCGATGGACGCGGAGGGCAATCTTGGCTGGTGGACGTTCTGCAACCCGGTTTATACGCTGTTTCATCAGAGCGATTGCAGCTTTTCTGATGTATGGAGCGAATGGACTGCGGATTTTTCCACATTTTATTCCCGCGTGCTGGAAGACATGGCACGTTATGGCGGCGTAACCGGGGTAACGGCACGCCCGGACAAGCCCGGCAACTTTTGTTCCATATCCTCGTTGCCCTGGCTTTCATTTACTTCTTTTGCACAGGATACGTACGCAGAATCCCGCATGTTTTTTCCTCTGCTACGCGCAGGCAAACACTATGAGCAGAGCGGCAGAACGCTGCTGCCGCTGTCTGTCTGCGTGCACCATGCAGTGGCTGACGGGTTTCACACCTCGTGGCTGTTCTGCCGCGTGCAACACCTCGCGAACGTGGCCAAGCTCTGGCTGCGCTGA
- a CDS encoding DMT family transporter — protein sequence MTHSKTLTGHMAALFCIIVWGTTFISTKVLLRAFTPVEILFFRFLLGYAALWLACPRLLRITDKRQEVLFALAGLCGVTLYFLLENIALTYTFASNVGVIVAISPFFAGLLAFWLLRAERPGLNFFLGFVAAMLGIGLISFSGSTQLRLNPLGDVLAVLAGLSWAGYSILTRKLMAFGYNSLMVTRRCFFYGLLFMLPCLPFMEFHLGLERLENPVNSLNLLFLGLGASALCFVAWTFAIQRLGAVKSCVYIYLVPVVTVVTAVLVLHERITWMAALGTALTLVGLGISEMRNLSLMKKAEQLGK from the coding sequence ATGACGCACAGCAAAACTCTGACAGGTCACATGGCGGCGCTGTTCTGCATTATCGTGTGGGGCACTACATTTATTTCCACAAAGGTTCTGCTGCGCGCTTTTACGCCTGTGGAAATTCTTTTTTTCCGCTTTTTGCTGGGCTATGCGGCCTTGTGGCTTGCCTGCCCGCGCTTGCTGCGCATTACGGACAAACGGCAGGAGGTGTTGTTCGCCTTAGCTGGGCTGTGTGGCGTGACACTCTATTTTCTGCTTGAGAATATTGCCCTTACCTACACGTTTGCCTCAAATGTGGGCGTGATTGTGGCCATATCGCCGTTTTTTGCAGGTTTGCTGGCCTTCTGGCTGCTGCGGGCCGAGCGTCCGGGGCTGAACTTCTTTTTGGGCTTTGTGGCTGCCATGCTGGGCATTGGCCTCATCAGCTTTAGCGGCAGCACGCAACTGCGTCTCAATCCTCTTGGGGATGTACTTGCCGTGCTGGCCGGGCTTTCGTGGGCCGGGTATTCCATTTTGACGCGCAAGCTCATGGCCTTTGGCTATAACAGCCTGATGGTCACAAGACGCTGTTTTTTTTACGGCCTGCTGTTCATGCTGCCTTGCCTGCCGTTTATGGAATTCCATCTGGGGCTGGAGCGTCTGGAAAATCCGGTTAACAGCCTCAACCTGCTGTTTCTGGGGTTGGGGGCGTCCGCCCTGTGTTTTGTGGCCTGGACATTTGCCATACAGCGGCTTGGTGCTGTCAAAAGCTGCGTGTACATCTATCTTGTTCCCGTTGTCACGGTGGTTACTGCTGTTCTGGTGCTGCATGAGCGGATTACCTGGATGGCGGCGCTTGGAACAGCCCTGACGCTGGTTGGATTGGGCATTTCTGAAATGCGCAATTTGAGCCTGATGAAAAAGGCGGAGCAGCTGGGCAAGTGA
- a CDS encoding alanine/glycine:cation symporter family protein, which produces MESLIGVLQQIQEIVWGPPTMILLLITGFYYTLRLGFLQFIHLPKAIRYIFEKEEGSVGDVSAFASLCTALAATIGTGSIVGVATALRVGGPGALFWMWVSAILGMATKYAEGVLAIKYRSIDENGEVAGGPMYYIEQGMGSKWKWLAKLFAFFGAVTALMGCGTFPQVNAITESVSNAFSVPIPLVGAVVTIATAAVVLGGIKSISSVAEFVVPLMAAFYVAASAYVLFNQSAALPGAFVLVVKSAFEPTAVAGGATGAVIVSVMTAMRTGIARGVYTNEAGLGSAPIVVAAAKSDSGVRQGLIAMTGVFFTTIVICTMTGLVIITSGLLEGSTLDGGILSNAAFNAGMSGDMGMYVVSIGLVFFSFTTIIGWNYYGERCVVYLTDGVKYVMSYKILYILCVAVAPYLSIRPIWYMADITNACMAFPNLIALLVLSPIVIAETKKYFQ; this is translated from the coding sequence ATGGAAAGTCTTATTGGCGTATTGCAACAGATTCAGGAAATTGTCTGGGGCCCCCCAACCATGATCCTTCTCCTGATTACCGGGTTTTATTATACTCTCCGGTTGGGATTTCTTCAGTTTATCCATCTCCCCAAAGCCATCCGCTATATTTTTGAAAAAGAGGAAGGCAGTGTGGGCGATGTCTCCGCATTTGCTTCACTTTGCACGGCTCTGGCAGCAACCATCGGAACAGGCAGTATCGTTGGTGTGGCCACCGCCCTGCGAGTGGGTGGACCCGGTGCATTGTTCTGGATGTGGGTTTCAGCCATTCTTGGTATGGCCACAAAATATGCAGAAGGAGTGCTGGCCATCAAATACCGCTCCATAGACGAGAATGGCGAAGTGGCTGGCGGCCCCATGTACTACATCGAGCAAGGCATGGGCAGTAAATGGAAATGGCTTGCCAAACTATTTGCTTTTTTTGGCGCAGTCACAGCCCTGATGGGCTGCGGCACATTCCCGCAGGTCAATGCGATCACGGAATCGGTCAGCAATGCCTTTAGTGTGCCGATCCCGCTGGTGGGCGCAGTTGTGACCATTGCCACCGCCGCTGTTGTTCTTGGTGGCATCAAGTCCATTTCCAGCGTGGCTGAGTTCGTTGTGCCGCTGATGGCGGCCTTTTACGTTGCCGCTTCGGCCTATGTGCTGTTCAATCAGTCGGCGGCGCTTCCCGGAGCTTTTGTTCTGGTTGTGAAGTCTGCTTTTGAGCCGACTGCCGTGGCTGGCGGCGCAACCGGCGCTGTCATAGTTTCTGTAATGACCGCCATGCGCACCGGCATTGCCCGAGGTGTGTACACCAACGAAGCCGGGCTTGGCAGCGCCCCCATTGTGGTGGCCGCAGCCAAGTCTGATTCCGGCGTGCGGCAGGGCCTGATTGCCATGACTGGCGTTTTCTTCACGACTATTGTCATCTGTACCATGACGGGGCTGGTTATTATCACCTCTGGTTTGCTGGAAGGCTCAACGCTTGACGGCGGTATCCTTTCCAACGCCGCATTCAATGCTGGCATGTCTGGCGACATGGGAATGTATGTAGTCTCCATCGGGCTGGTATTCTTTTCTTTTACAACAATCATTGGCTGGAACTACTACGGCGAACGGTGCGTTGTGTATTTGACGGACGGGGTAAAATACGTAATGAGCTACAAAATACTGTATATTTTGTGCGTAGCTGTTGCCCCGTATCTGTCCATCAGGCCTATCTGGTATATGGCCGATATCACTAACGCCTGTATGGCCTTTCCCAACCTTATTGCACTGTTGGTGCTGAGCCCCATAGTCATAGCGGAAACAAAAAAGTATTTTCAATGA